The proteins below come from a single Dinghuibacter silviterrae genomic window:
- a CDS encoding Dph6-related ATP pyrophosphatase yields the protein MTPGNILGATPAMFNWSGGKDSALALWTALQTGDYEVRCLLTTLSREYARVSMHGVRENLLDRQAAAIGIPLKKAFLAEDAGMDTYNAVLRNALLEMGTEGIHTALFGDIFLEDLRAYREKNLAEAGWTAAFPLWQRPTRDLLLEFIDLGFQAVIVCVDGTRLDASFAGRLLDRSLLNDLPPDVDPCGENGEFHSFVYAGPLFREPVPFRKGEVVYRTYANAGFYFCDLIA from the coding sequence ATGACGCCCGGAAATATTTTGGGCGCCACGCCCGCGATGTTCAACTGGAGCGGAGGCAAGGACTCCGCCCTCGCCTTGTGGACGGCCCTGCAGACGGGCGACTACGAGGTCCGCTGCCTCCTGACTACGCTGAGCCGGGAATACGCCCGGGTGAGCATGCACGGGGTTCGGGAAAACCTCCTGGACCGGCAGGCCGCGGCCATTGGAATCCCCTTAAAAAAAGCCTTTTTAGCCGAGGACGCCGGTATGGACACCTACAATGCCGTCCTCAGGAACGCCCTGCTGGAAATGGGCACGGAGGGCATCCATACGGCCTTATTTGGCGACATCTTTCTCGAAGACCTCCGCGCCTACCGGGAAAAGAACCTTGCAGAAGCCGGTTGGACGGCCGCCTTTCCGCTCTGGCAGAGGCCCACCCGCGACCTCCTGTTGGAGTTTATCGACCTCGGTTTCCAGGCTGTCATTGTTTGCGTCGACGGCACACGTCTCGACGCCTCGTTTGCCGGCCGCCTGCTCGACCGTTCCCTCCTGAATGACCTGCCACCGGACGTCGACCCTTGCGGGGAGAATGGCGAATTCCATTCTTTTGTGTATGCCGGTCCTCTTTTCCGGGAACCCGTTCCTTTCCGGAAAGGCGAAGTCGTCTACCGTACGTATGCGAACGCAGGTTTTTATTTTTGTGACCTAATCGCCTGA
- a CDS encoding TonB-dependent receptor plug domain-containing protein, with the protein MKGFYASLVLLIPGLLRAQTDTTRSRQLDEVVITADKTSTKLSQTGKMVDVITRAQLERSGAKSLSQILGEQPGIIVGGAGSNPGSVKSIYMEGAGNGYTLIMVDGVPLMDASSTDNSIDLRSLTLEDIDRIEIVKGSQSVLYGSDAIAGVINIITKKGADKPIALAGQGSYGTNNTWSGNVSAGGKVGRVLKYNAGFGYYKTDGIPEATDTMPGTPNPRDGSKQYAFHAALDWQAAKGVTISPFLRYSHFDGSADGGSFLVDTSFTYTLTNLQTGVQSLAQLGKGQLHLVYAFNRTHRNDLDDSLPNLNAKGFFSSDAFTGYEHYGEAFVSYPVTGRVNVVGGVDYRHLSTEQTSLYLYPGSPVSPGVLSKDSAHYQQVGVYASATAKLPGGVYLDGGLRYNNNSRYGNSLVFNADPSVTIAHRIKLFANFSSGYKVPSLYQLYSSYGNKDLKPEKALSLEGGAEYTAGPFRLRAAYFDRWLQDVIFFSSTSTPPYGLYINQNKERQQGVETEASWTIIPRLQLTANYTYVTGTVTDKSGEGGSDTTYPGLYRIPKNSAGAALSYQFRNGFFVSTNVQWQDKRTDLYYDGNIGGDAKGTLHAFTLWNAYAEYKLPSWQHIKFFVDARNITGATYMETYGYNTLGFTFTGGLRLYL; encoded by the coding sequence ATGAAAGGATTTTACGCTTCACTGGTCCTGCTTATCCCCGGTTTGCTCCGGGCCCAAACCGACACCACCCGTTCCCGTCAGCTGGACGAGGTCGTTATCACTGCCGACAAAACGTCCACCAAACTTTCCCAGACCGGTAAGATGGTTGATGTGATCACCCGTGCACAACTTGAACGGAGCGGCGCCAAAAGCCTTTCCCAGATACTGGGCGAGCAACCCGGTATCATAGTCGGCGGCGCCGGCAGCAACCCCGGATCGGTCAAGTCCATCTATATGGAAGGCGCCGGTAACGGCTATACGCTCATCATGGTGGACGGCGTTCCCCTGATGGACGCCTCCAGCACGGACAACAGCATCGACCTCCGGTCCCTGACCCTGGAAGACATCGACCGCATTGAGATCGTCAAAGGCAGCCAGTCTGTATTGTATGGATCGGACGCCATTGCCGGAGTGATCAACATTATCACAAAAAAAGGAGCCGACAAACCCATCGCGCTGGCCGGACAGGGCAGCTATGGGACCAACAATACCTGGAGCGGCAATGTTTCCGCAGGCGGTAAGGTAGGGCGGGTTTTAAAGTACAACGCGGGTTTTGGTTATTATAAAACCGACGGTATTCCCGAGGCAACCGATACCATGCCCGGCACCCCAAACCCCCGGGACGGGTCCAAACAATACGCTTTTCATGCCGCGCTGGACTGGCAGGCGGCCAAAGGCGTCACCATTTCCCCATTTTTGCGCTATAGCCACTTCGACGGCAGCGCGGATGGAGGATCCTTCTTAGTCGACACCAGCTTTACCTATACGCTAACCAACCTGCAAACGGGCGTCCAGTCGCTGGCACAACTGGGGAAGGGCCAGCTTCACCTGGTCTATGCTTTTAACCGGACTCATCGCAACGACCTGGACGATTCGTTGCCCAACCTGAACGCCAAGGGCTTTTTCTCGTCTGATGCTTTTACCGGGTATGAACATTACGGGGAGGCCTTTGTAAGCTATCCCGTCACCGGCCGCGTCAACGTCGTCGGGGGTGTCGATTACCGCCACCTGTCGACGGAGCAAACATCCCTGTATCTCTACCCCGGGTCCCCCGTAAGTCCGGGTGTCCTTTCCAAAGACAGTGCCCACTATCAACAGGTCGGGGTGTACGCGTCGGCGACAGCCAAACTCCCCGGGGGTGTATACCTGGACGGCGGTCTACGGTACAACAACAATTCCAGATACGGGAACAGCCTTGTATTTAATGCCGACCCCTCCGTGACCATCGCCCACAGGATAAAACTATTCGCTAATTTTTCCAGCGGGTATAAGGTCCCCTCCCTTTACCAGCTCTACTCATCTTATGGCAACAAGGACCTGAAGCCCGAAAAAGCCCTGTCCCTGGAAGGCGGGGCGGAATACACGGCCGGCCCCTTCCGGCTGAGGGCGGCGTACTTCGACCGGTGGCTGCAGGACGTCATTTTCTTTTCCTCCACGTCAACACCCCCCTACGGCCTGTACATCAACCAGAACAAGGAACGCCAGCAGGGCGTGGAGACGGAAGCCAGTTGGACCATCATCCCCCGGCTCCAACTGACCGCCAATTATACCTATGTCACGGGGACCGTTACGGACAAATCCGGAGAAGGCGGCAGCGATACCACCTATCCCGGTCTCTACCGTATTCCGAAAAACAGCGCCGGGGCCGCCCTATCCTACCAGTTTAGGAACGGCTTTTTCGTGAGTACCAACGTCCAATGGCAAGACAAGCGCACGGACCTGTACTACGATGGGAACATCGGCGGCGACGCAAAGGGGACCCTCCACGCCTTTACCCTTTGGAACGCTTACGCTGAGTACAAGCTCCCCAGTTGGCAGCACATCAAGTTTTTTGTAGACGCCCGGAACATCACCGGCGCCACCTACATGGAAACCTATGGATATAACACTTTAGGATTTACCTTTACGGGTGGACTGAGACTTTACCTATAA
- the cobT gene encoding nicotinate-nucleotide--dimethylbenzimidazole phosphoribosyltransferase: protein MLITPDASLREALLDKINHKTKPPGSLGQLEDLALQLGLIQQTLTPAVVRPSLLVFAGDHGIAATGLVNPYPQAVTAQMVVNFIRGGAAINVFCRLNDIALKVVDAGVNMVFDPEVLDSPLFYNASIARGTRNYLEGPAMTARECQAALDKGASLVDELQATGCNTVAFGEMGIGNTTSAALIMASLTGIPLASCIGRGTGVTDTQLDTKRATAARALSLHPVRNGREALQAFGGFEIAMMTGAMLRAAENGMTIIVDGFITSAALLAAHDMEPAVLDYCIFAHESHEQGHRRLLEYLHVKPLLRLDLRLGEGTGAALVVPLVRAAAAFLVEMASFADAGVSQAGEDAAAGAAGKEVAP, encoded by the coding sequence ATGCTTATCACCCCCGACGCCTCCCTGAGGGAAGCCCTGCTCGACAAAATCAACCACAAGACAAAGCCCCCGGGTTCCCTCGGACAGCTCGAAGACCTGGCCCTCCAGCTCGGGTTGATCCAGCAAACCCTGACTCCTGCTGTCGTGCGTCCTTCCCTGCTGGTCTTTGCCGGGGATCATGGGATCGCCGCCACCGGTCTGGTCAACCCCTATCCCCAGGCCGTGACCGCCCAGATGGTCGTGAATTTCATCCGTGGCGGGGCCGCCATCAATGTCTTTTGCCGTCTCAACGATATTGCCCTGAAGGTCGTGGACGCGGGTGTAAACATGGTTTTCGACCCCGAGGTCCTCGACTCCCCCCTCTTTTATAATGCCTCCATCGCACGGGGCACCCGCAATTACCTGGAGGGCCCCGCCATGACTGCCCGGGAATGCCAGGCAGCCCTGGACAAGGGCGCTTCCTTGGTGGACGAGCTGCAAGCCACCGGTTGCAATACCGTTGCTTTTGGGGAAATGGGCATCGGGAACACCACTTCCGCCGCCCTCATCATGGCCTCCCTGACGGGTATCCCCCTGGCCTCGTGTATCGGCCGGGGGACCGGTGTGACCGACACCCAACTCGACACCAAACGCGCCACAGCCGCCCGGGCCTTGTCCCTACACCCGGTCAGGAACGGACGCGAAGCCCTACAGGCCTTCGGCGGCTTCGAGATCGCTATGATGACGGGCGCCATGTTGCGCGCCGCCGAAAACGGCATGACGATCATCGTCGATGGTTTTATCACCAGCGCCGCTCTTTTAGCCGCCCATGATATGGAGCCTGCGGTCCTCGACTATTGCATTTTCGCCCACGAAAGCCACGAACAGGGGCACCGGCGTCTCCTGGAGTACCTGCACGTCAAACCCTTGTTGCGCCTGGACCTGAGGCTTGGGGAGGGTACCGGCGCAGCCCTGGTCGTTCCGCTGGTGCGTGCCGCGGCGGCCTTCCTGGTGGAAATGGCCAGTTTCGCGGACGCGGGGGTGAGCCAGGCCGGCGAAGATGCGGCGGCTGGCGCCGCCGGAAAGGAGGTCGCTCCATGA
- a CDS encoding DUF6580 family putative transport protein, whose translation MTRFNPRTPAVLALLLAVAALRVIFSTDPHLSPLAVFTPIGAMALFGGACFSNRVKAFGWPLLTLWISDLLLDRFVFYGHWRLFYENFYWTYGAFALMVVTGRLLLRKVTVTRVLLATVLSVLIHWIVTDFGVWLEGTMYPKTGAGFVECLVAAIPYERFVLAGTLVYGTILFGSFAWMNRHHRALQPAIQ comes from the coding sequence ATGACCCGATTCAATCCCCGGACGCCCGCCGTCCTCGCTTTGCTCCTGGCAGTGGCCGCCCTCAGGGTGATTTTTTCAACGGACCCCCACCTTTCTCCCCTGGCCGTGTTCACCCCCATCGGGGCCATGGCTCTTTTCGGGGGTGCCTGCTTCAGCAACCGGGTCAAGGCTTTTGGCTGGCCCCTGCTGACGCTGTGGATCAGCGATCTTTTGCTGGACCGCTTTGTCTTTTATGGGCACTGGCGGCTTTTCTACGAAAATTTTTACTGGACCTACGGGGCGTTCGCTCTGATGGTCGTGACAGGTCGTTTGTTGCTCCGGAAGGTCACGGTGACCCGGGTGCTCCTCGCCACCGTGCTCTCCGTCCTGATCCACTGGATCGTTACCGACTTCGGGGTATGGCTGGAAGGCACGATGTACCCGAAAACAGGGGCAGGTTTTGTCGAATGTCTGGTGGCCGCCATTCCCTATGAGCGCTTTGTGCTCGCGGGAACCCTCGTCTATGGCACGATCCTCTTTGGTTCGTTTGCCTGGATGAACCGGCACCACCGGGCGCTCCAACCGGCCATCCAATGA
- a CDS encoding bifunctional adenosylcobinamide kinase/adenosylcobinamide-phosphate guanylyltransferase, producing MIILVTGGARSGKSRYASEQALALSPRPLHVATARIWDEEFRERVDRHRAERNAAWECVEEEKYIHRLSLHGRVAVIDCVTLWLTNFFVDEAQDVARSLNAFQAEVDVLHRTPGTFFIVTNEIGMGVHAETEVGRRFTDLQGWANQYAARLAERVVLMVSGIPVTIKGAP from the coding sequence ATGATCATCCTGGTCACGGGTGGCGCCCGCAGCGGGAAAAGCCGGTATGCCTCCGAACAGGCCCTGGCCCTTTCCCCCAGGCCCCTCCACGTGGCCACCGCCCGGATCTGGGACGAGGAGTTCCGGGAGCGGGTGGACCGGCACCGGGCCGAAAGAAACGCCGCCTGGGAGTGTGTGGAGGAGGAAAAATATATACACCGGCTCTCTTTACATGGCCGCGTTGCCGTGATCGATTGTGTCACCCTCTGGCTGACCAATTTCTTCGTAGACGAAGCGCAGGACGTGGCGCGCTCGCTCAACGCCTTCCAGGCCGAGGTCGACGTCCTGCACCGGACCCCCGGTACCTTCTTTATTGTCACCAACGAGATTGGTATGGGGGTCCACGCCGAGACGGAGGTTGGGCGGCGGTTTACCGATCTTCAGGGGTGGGCCAACCAGTACGCCGCCCGTCTGGCGGAGCGTGTCGTCCTGATGGTGTCGGGGATCCCCGTGACGATAAAAGGTGCGCCATGA